GAGGTCGGCGACGCGCTGGTCTTCATGGACAACGGTGTGGTGGTCGAGTCCGGCCACCCCCGCGAGGTGCTGACCAACCCCCAGCACGAGCGGACGAAGTCCTTCCTGTCCAAGGTGCTCTGACCCAAGGTGCTCTGACCCGGGGCGCGCGCCGGACGGGGACGGGTGCGGGGCGGTACGGATGTCCGTACCGCCCCGCACGCGTGTCCGGCTAGCGCAGGGCGAGGACCAGGGCGTCGCAGGGCGAGGACCACACCGGCCTGGCCTCGGCGAAGCCGACCAGCCGCAGGGTCTCCGCGTGCCACTGCGCCGAGGGGGTCTCCCCGTCCGCGTGCTCCCCGTAGATCTCGAACCGCCGGGCCGTGGGCGCGGCCAGGGCCGGGTCCTTCGCGGCGAGCGCCCACCACTCGGCCCAGTCGAGCGCGCCGGACTCCTTGGCGCGGTCCCGCCCGGCGTGGCGGTGGGCCCGTTCGGCCGCGTTGATCCGCGGAGTGGAACGGTCGATCATATGGTCGGCGTTCATGAAGACCCCGCCGTCCCGGACCACCCCGGCGAGCTGTCCGTACAGCGTGGTGAGGGGGCCCGCGAACATCCAGTGCAGCGCGGTGGCGGTAAGGACGGCGTCGTACTCGGCGTACGGGAGGGCCTTCATCCAGCCGGGGTCGGTGAGATCGGCGGTGACCAGGGTGACCCGGTCGTCCCCCGCGAAGGTGCCCTCGGCGATGGTGAGCAGCGCGGGGTCGAGGTCGACCCCGGTACTGACCGCGTCGGGGAACCTTCGCAGCAGCCGGTCCGTAATACTTCCCGTACCGCAGGCGAGGTCCAGTACCCGGGGCGCGGGGCCGACGGTGGCCTCGACCATGTCCAGCATCACGCGGAACCGCTCCTCGCGGTCCGGCATGTACCACTCCTGCTGCCGGTCCCAGCTCTCCTGCCAGGCCCGCCAGTCCGTGCCGTGTGCTGTCTCCGTCACCGGAAAGCCCTCCATCGCCACTGATGTAATACCCTGTTCAGGGAAGTACCTATTACCCCTCCCCGCCAGAACCCTAGACTCCGCCGGTAAGGACTGCAAGTGGAACTGGTCTATTACTCGGACTATGCCGTGCGCCTCGTGAACACCGAGGAACCGGCACGCAACAAGGACTCCCTCACCTCCGTCGAGGCGGTGCGGGAGCTGTTCGGCCCCTCGATGCAGGCCGCCCGCCGGGCCACGGACGCGGACGTCACCCGGTTCCGCTCGGTCCGCAGCCGGCTGCGGGCCGTCTTCACGGCCGCCGACGCCGGGGACGAGAGCGGCGCCGTCGACCTGCTCAACTCGCTGCTGCTGGAGTTCCCCGTCAGCCCGCAGATCTCCGGGCACGACTTCCGGGACGAGGACGGGCGCCCCAAGTGGCACATGCATCTCGCGGAGCACCCGTCGAACGCCACCGCCGGATACGCGGCGATCGCCTCCATGGGGCTGGCCTTCCATCTGACGGAGTACGGGGTCGACCGGCTCGGCCTCTGCCAGGCCCCGCCCTGCCGCAACGCCTATCTGGACACCTCCACCAACCGCTCCCGGCGGTACTGCTCGGACCGCTGCGCCACCCGGGCCAATGTGGCGGCGTACCGGGCCCGCAAACGCCAGGAGGCGGGCCGGGGCACGGCACCGGGCGGGACACCGGGCGGAACGGACCGGGGCTGAGGGGCCGTCCGGGCCGGGATCAGGGGGCCGGGGTCAGGGGGCCGGGGTCAGAGGATCGGCCGGACCGCCGAGAGCAGCCAGGCCAGCAGCGCCCGCGGTGAACGCCGCCCGGGGTCGCGGGGCCGGTAGCGCCCCCGTACCCGGCCGAGCAGCAGCTCCGGGGGGACGGCGCCGAAGAGGCGGCTGTCCCCCTCGGCACCGGGGTTGTCGCCCAGCACCCACCAGCCGCCGTCGCGCCGCCCCGCGAGCCGCTTGACGATGAGCAGGTCCTGCTGGAGCGGGTGGCGCAGGACCGCCACCTGTCCCGGGCGCACCCGGGCCCCGTAGTGCACCAGCAGCCGATCGCCGTGGTGCAGCGTCGGATACATCGACGGGCCCGTCACCTCGGCGACGCCGAAGGGCGCCGCGGTCTCCCGCCCCTGCTCGGCCATCCGCCACCTCCGGGTCCCAGCCTACGGTCCGCCCCCGGTCCCATGGTGGCCCCGGACTTTCGGCCTAAGCATCAGGGGGCACCCGCGAAAACGTCTCTCTCACGGAGTAATGTCCCACCTGAGAAGACGATCACGAGGAAGGACAGCTCCCATGCTTTCCCGACTGTTCGCCCCCAAGGTGAAGGTCAGCGCCCACTGCGACCTCCCCTGCGGCGTGTACGACCCGGCCCAGGCCCGTATCGAGGCCGAGTCGGTCAAGGCCGTCCAGGAGAAGTTCCAGGCCAACGAGGACCCGCACTTCCGCGCCCGCGCCACGGTCATCAAGGAGCAGCGCGCGGAGCTGGCCAAGCACCACATCTCGGTGCTGTGGAGCGACTACTTCAAGCCCCCGCACTTCGCGGCCTTCCCGGAGCTGCACGTTCTCGTCAACGACACGCTGAAGGCGCTGTCGGCGGCGAAGGCGTCCACGGACCCGAAGACGGGCGAGAAGGCGCTGGAGCTGATCGCCGAGATCGACCGGATCTTCTGGGAGACGAAGAAGGGCTGAGCCACCCGGCTCCGCGACTCTGCGGCGGCCCGGTCCCCGAACGGGACCGGGCCGCTTCCGTATGCCCCCGCACCACCCCGTCCACCGGGTTCCGGCGGTGTACGCCGCACGGGTGATCCGCGCGGGAGGAGCGGCCCCGAGCGTGGAGAGTGGTCCCGACATCCCGAAACGGCGTTGAGATCACGAGGAGTTGGGCAATGCGCTGGACGGTCCACGGCGAGCGCCAGATCTACGGCAACCACTGGGTCAACCTCTGGCTGGCGGACGTCCAGCAGCCCGACGGCCTCCGTTTTGAGCACCATGTGGTGAAGATGCGGCACCTCGCGGTCGCCGCCGTGGTGGACCGGGGGCGGGTGCTGATGATGTGGCGGCACCGGTTCATCACCGACACCTGGGGGTGGGAGCTGCCGATGGGGCTGATCGAGGCGGGCGAGACCCCGGCGCAGACGGCCGCGCGGGAGGTCGAGGAGGAGACCGGGTGGCGGCCCGGCCCGCTGCGTCCGCTGGTGTACGCGCAGCCCGCGAACGGCATCACCGACTCCGAGCACCATGTCTTCCGCGCCGACGGCGCGCACTGGACCGGGCCCCCGACGGAACGGAACGAGTCCGACCGGATCGAGTGGGTACCGCTGGACCGCATCCGGACCATGGTCGACCGGCGGGAGATCGTCAGCGGCGGCAGTCTCATCGGGCTGCTGTATCTGCTGCTCGACGACGGCACGGGCGCCGGTTCACCGGCCGGGCCGCGGGCCTGACGGGCCCGGGGGACACCGTCACCGGCGCGTCCGCCCGTCGGCGCGGGGCCGGCGTCCGCGTTCGCACGGGGAGGCGGGCAGCGGACGGTCTCGTCCGGTCCGATCACGGCCGGCGTCCGCGGTCCGCACCGGGAGGCGTCCGCCTGCGGAGGCGTCCATCCGGAGGCGCCCGTACGAAGAGGTCCGCGCACCGGGGTCTCCGGACGCCGGTCAGGCCGCCGGAGTGGTCAGCAGCGGGCTCCCGTGCCGCAGCAGCCACTGCCGGTACGCCACCGCGCTCGACGCCACGTCCCGGTAGGCGGCCCGGAGGTCGGTGAACACCCCCTCGTACCGCTCCCCCGTCCCCGGCGGGGAGCAGAGCAGCAGCCGGACCGCGAGCGGGTCGCCGCGCAGCGGGCGGACGACCGTCGCCTCGCTGGGGGCGGAGGTCGGCTGGCAGGGGCAGACCCCCTCGCCCGCGGCGACCAGGGCCGCGGCCGTGTGGTAGTCGCCGTGCAGGATGGACGGGGAGATCCCGGCGCCGGAGAGCACCCGGCGCAGCCCGTCCCACTCGCCGTCCACGGTGGGGTCGACGATCCAGCGGTCCCCGGCCAGCTCGGCCAGTTCCACGACGGGGGCCGGCGCGGCGGGGTGGTCGCGCGGCAGGGAGATGAACTGGGGCTCCCGCTCCACCAGGACACGGACGGCGACCCCTTCGGGCAGCGCCAGCGGACAGCCCTCCACCTCGTGGACGAAGGCCACGTCGAGCTGGCCCCCGGCCACCATCCGCAGCAGGTTGTTGGCCGAGACGTCCATGTGCAGGGAGATGTCGGCGCCGGTCTGCCGCTGCCGCAGCCGGCCCAGCCAGCCCGGGAGGGCGCGGCTCGCGGTGGAGCCGATCCGCAGCCGGGGGCCGTCGGAGCGGGCGGCGGCGGCCTTGGCCTCGATCACGAGCGCGGTCATCCCGGCCACGAGGGGGCGGGCCCGGGTGAGCACCGCACGGCCCACGGGGGTGGGGCGGCAGCCGGAGCGCTCACGCCAGAACAGCTCCGCGCCCAGGGCTTTCTCGATCCGACGGAGCTGAGTCGTCAGGGAGGGCTGGCTCACGCCCAGTTGGCGGGCCGCCTTGTGCAGGCTGCCGGTGTCCGCGATGGCACACAGGGCGCGCAGATGCCTCACTTCGAGCTGCATGAGCTGAGAGTAGGGCGGCTTCCAGCCGCCACACCAGACACCCGGGTCCGGCCGCGACGAAAGACACAGAAAGTCATGGACATGCCGATTAGCTGGTGTTATCGCTGGTTGGCATCATCCCAGTACGGGGGCGCCTCCTCGAAACTCGCCGTACCCGAATCCGTTTCGGAACGAGTAGGAGCCCCCCACATGCGTCTCTCCACCACCGTTCTCTCCGCCGCGCTCGGTGCCGCGCTCGCCGCGTCGCTCGGCGCGGTCCCCGCGTCCGCCGCCACCGCCCCGGAGCCCCCCACCTCCGCCGCCCCGTCCTACGCCGCCTACGAGGGGTCCGCGGAGGACCGCCGGGCGACCGCGGCGTTCTTCCAGGCGGTCGTCAAGTCCGTGGCCGAGAAGCGCGCCGCCAACCCGGGCGAGCGCGTCGTCACCGTCACCTACAACGCGACGAGCGCCCCCACCTTCCGCACCCAGATAGCCCGTTCCACCCAGATCTGGAACAGCTCGGTGACCAATGTCCGGCTCCAGGAGGGTCCGAACGCCAGCTTCCGCTACTTCGAGGGCGATGACCCCCGGGGCTCCCACGCGAACACCGACGGCCACGGCCGGGGCTATATCTTCCTCGACTACCAGCAGAACCAGCTGAACGACTCGACCCGGATCACCTCGCACGAGACCGGCCATGTGCTCGGCCTGCCGGACAACTACCGGGGCCCGTGCTCCGAGCTGATGTCCGGCGGCGGCCCCGGCCCCTGGTGCACCAACGCGGTGCCGAACGCCGCCGAGCGCGCCCGGGTGAACGCCCTGTGGGTCAACGGCTTCACGAAGGCGCTCCGGCAGGCCCGCTGAGACCGGCCGGGGTTCCACGCCCCGGGCCTTGAGGGTCCAGGCCCCCCGCGGGCTTCTCATGAGGGCGCCCCGTCCGCACCACGACGGGGCGCCCTTCGGATGTGCGGGTCCGCCCGTCAGGCACCGGCGGCGGCGGGCGCCCCCAGTTCGACCCCGTGCGGAAGCTGTCCGCGGATGCGCTCCAGCGCGCTGTCGAAGTCGCCCCCGGCCACCCCGGATTCAAAGGCGGCCCCGGCGTAGTGCAGGGTCAGATTGAGATCGGCCCGGTCGAGCCGCCCCTCGGACCGCAGCTCCCCGAGCGTCAGCAGACAGCTGAGCGTGGCCCGTTCGGTGGCACCGTCCGTATGCACGGGCAACGGTATGTCCCATTCCAGTACACATCCGGAGAGCAGGACGCCCTCCGCCCCCACCGCCTCCAGGGCGGCCATGCGCGCCCCTTCGTACTCAACACCCCTGATACACATGCGCAATTGCTGTCCGCGCACCGCGATCGTGACCGCTTCCGCGCCCCTCCGGTCGCGGTACCAGCCCGCCCAGACTTCAGTCGACTCCGATGACATGGCGCGGACTGTAGCGCTACCCGGCCCTTCGCTGAACAGCAGGGATGGCTCAGAGCGCACGCAGGGTGGCGCCGGGATCGCCTTCCGGCCGCCCCCGCCCTCCGGCACCGTGGCGCGCGGGCCCGGCGGCGGCCCGTACGGGCGGCCCGGCGAAGGCGGCACAGCGGGTGTTGCGGCAGGGCCCGGGGCCCCAGGAGGGGACGAACGCCCCCAGCGTCTTGCGTCGTGTGATGACCGTGGCGACCGGCTGCCCGCACACGGGGCACCGGTGCTCGGCCTGCGTGCCGCGGGTGGTCCCGCGTCCCTCGCTGCCCATGGATCCAGCGTACGGCGGCACGGGCGGCGCGGACACCCGGCGGCGGCACGGGGCCGCGCACGGCCCCGCCGCCGGGGGCGCGGGTCAGCGCTCCCGGCGGTAGGTGCGGACGACCACGCCGTTGTCGAAGGCGCGCAGCGAGTCCAGCGCGAAGTCGTCGACCTGGAATCCGCTGTCGAACATGGGCATCCCGGACCCGAGGACCACGGGGTATGTCTTGAGCACCAGTTCGTCCACCTCGTCCCTGAGCTGCCCCGCGAGGTTCGCCCCGCCGCAGAGGTAGATACCGAGGCCGTCCTCGCGCTTCAGCTCCGCGACCCGGGCCACGAGGTCCCCGGAGACGATCTCGACCCGCGGATCGGGGGACCCGGTGAGACTCCGGGAGGCGACCAGCTCCCGCAGATGGGCGTAGGGCCTGGTGATGCCCGCCTCCAGGGCCAGGTCGTAGCTGCGGCGGCCCTGGATGATCGTGTCGAAGCGGCGGTTGGGCGCCTCGTCGACGCCGAAGTGCCGCCGGGCCGCGGTCGGCAGGATCTCGGGGGTCTCGCCCGTGAGGTGGTCGAGGAAGTCGCCGTGGACAAAGCGGTTGAAGAAGACGGCGTCACCGTCGGGGCCTCCGATGAAGCCGTCGATGGACACCGCGACACAGTAGCTGAGCTTGCGCAAACCGATCCTTTCCTGCCGGACGAGCGGAACGGGCGGAACGGACCGTGGAGACGGAACGAGCCGCGGAGGCGGCGCCCCCGTCCGGGGACAGGAGGCGCCGCGCGGGGCGGAGCGCGACAGCGCCCCGCCAACCACTCCGCACATAGTGCTTCACCTGTAGTGGTTTGGCAAGAGGGAATCGAGGAGGGGCAGGAGAGGACGGGTCCGGAAGGGAAAGGGCCGGATGGGAAAGGGCCGGAATCGACCGGGACTCAGCGGGTGCGCCGGGTGACGAACTCCGCCAGGGCCAGCAGATCTCCCGCCGCCGCCGGGTCGGGCACCGCGCGGGCCAGCTCCTGCACGGCGTCCGCCATCCGGTCGGCGGCCTCGGCCTGAGCCCAGTCCCGCCCCCCGGCCGCCTCCACGGCATCGGCCGCGCGGCGCACATCGTCACCGGTCAGCGGGGTCCGGTACAGCTCCGCCAACTCCGTGCCCGCAGGGGTGCCGGACATGAGCGCCGCCACCACCGGCAGCGACTTCTTGTGGGAGACGAGGTCGGCCCCTGCGGGCTTCCCGGTGCGCCCGGGGTCCCCCCAGATCCCGATCAGATCGTCGATCAACTGGAAGGCCAGACCGGCCTGTCGGCCGAAGGCGTCCAGCGCGGCGGTCGGCCCGGGGCCCGCGTCCGCGTACAGGGCACCCAGCGCACAGGAGCAGCCCAGCAGCGCCCCCGTCTTCGCGACGGCCATCTCCACGCACTCCGCGAGCGTGACCTCCTGCGGGCCGCGCCCCTCGAAGGCGCAGTCCGCCTGCTGCCCGGCGCACAGTTCGATCATGCAGGCGGAGAGCCGTCCGGCCGCGGCGGCCGACGCCGGATGCCCGTCCTCGGCGAGAATCCGCAGCGCCAGCGAGACAAGGGCGTCACCGGCGATGATGGCGTCCGCGGTGCCGAAGACGGTCCAGGCGGTGGGCCGGTGCCTGCGGGTGGGGTCGCGGTCGATCACATCGTCGTGCAGCAGGCTGAAGTTGTGCGCCAGCTCCACCGC
The nucleotide sequence above comes from Streptomyces clavuligerus. Encoded proteins:
- a CDS encoding CGNR zinc finger domain-containing protein, whose protein sequence is MELVYYSDYAVRLVNTEEPARNKDSLTSVEAVRELFGPSMQAARRATDADVTRFRSVRSRLRAVFTAADAGDESGAVDLLNSLLLEFPVSPQISGHDFRDEDGRPKWHMHLAEHPSNATAGYAAIASMGLAFHLTEYGVDRLGLCQAPPCRNAYLDTSTNRSRRYCSDRCATRANVAAYRARKRQEAGRGTAPGGTPGGTDRG
- the sodX gene encoding nickel-type superoxide dismutase maturation protease, with translation MAEQGRETAAPFGVAEVTGPSMYPTLHHGDRLLVHYGARVRPGQVAVLRHPLQQDLLIVKRLAGRRDGGWWVLGDNPGAEGDSRLFGAVPPELLLGRVRGRYRPRDPGRRSPRALLAWLLSAVRPIL
- a CDS encoding family 2 encapsulin nanocompartment cargo protein polyprenyl transferase → MSEAVEGRVALDLLDRARELVDPSLRAALETLPGPLRRIAMYHFGWEDADGAPTAGSAGKAIRPALVLAAARALGGDPERAVPAAVAVELAHNFSLLHDDVIDRDPTRRHRPTAWTVFGTADAIIAGDALVSLALRILAEDGHPASAAAAGRLSACMIELCAGQQADCAFEGRGPQEVTLAECVEMAVAKTGALLGCSCALGALYADAGPGPTAALDAFGRQAGLAFQLIDDLIGIWGDPGRTGKPAGADLVSHKKSLPVVAALMSGTPAGTELAELYRTPLTGDDVRRAADAVEAAGGRDWAQAEAADRMADAVQELARAVPDPAAAGDLLALAEFVTRRTR
- a CDS encoding NUDIX hydrolase, with protein sequence MRWTVHGERQIYGNHWVNLWLADVQQPDGLRFEHHVVKMRHLAVAAVVDRGRVLMMWRHRFITDTWGWELPMGLIEAGETPAQTAAREVEEETGWRPGPLRPLVYAQPANGITDSEHHVFRADGAHWTGPPTERNESDRIEWVPLDRIRTMVDRREIVSGGSLIGLLYLLLDDGTGAGSPAGPRA
- the snpA gene encoding snapalysin, with protein sequence MRLSTTVLSAALGAALAASLGAVPASAATAPEPPTSAAPSYAAYEGSAEDRRATAAFFQAVVKSVAEKRAANPGERVVTVTYNATSAPTFRTQIARSTQIWNSSVTNVRLQEGPNASFRYFEGDDPRGSHANTDGHGRGYIFLDYQQNQLNDSTRITSHETGHVLGLPDNYRGPCSELMSGGGPGPWCTNAVPNAAERARVNALWVNGFTKALRQAR
- a CDS encoding LysR family transcriptional regulator, which produces MQLEVRHLRALCAIADTGSLHKAARQLGVSQPSLTTQLRRIEKALGAELFWRERSGCRPTPVGRAVLTRARPLVAGMTALVIEAKAAAARSDGPRLRIGSTASRALPGWLGRLRQRQTGADISLHMDVSANNLLRMVAGGQLDVAFVHEVEGCPLALPEGVAVRVLVEREPQFISLPRDHPAAPAPVVELAELAGDRWIVDPTVDGEWDGLRRVLSGAGISPSILHGDYHTAAALVAAGEGVCPCQPTSAPSEATVVRPLRGDPLAVRLLLCSPPGTGERYEGVFTDLRAAYRDVASSAVAYRQWLLRHGSPLLTTPAA
- a CDS encoding dihydrofolate reductase family protein, translating into MRKLSYCVAVSIDGFIGGPDGDAVFFNRFVHGDFLDHLTGETPEILPTAARRHFGVDEAPNRRFDTIIQGRRSYDLALEAGITRPYAHLRELVASRSLTGSPDPRVEIVSGDLVARVAELKREDGLGIYLCGGANLAGQLRDEVDELVLKTYPVVLGSGMPMFDSGFQVDDFALDSLRAFDNGVVVRTYRRER
- the sodN gene encoding superoxide dismutase, Ni; protein product: MLSRLFAPKVKVSAHCDLPCGVYDPAQARIEAESVKAVQEKFQANEDPHFRARATVIKEQRAELAKHHISVLWSDYFKPPHFAAFPELHVLVNDTLKALSAAKASTDPKTGEKALELIAEIDRIFWETKKG
- a CDS encoding DUF6304 family protein codes for the protein MSSESTEVWAGWYRDRRGAEAVTIAVRGQQLRMCIRGVEYEGARMAALEAVGAEGVLLSGCVLEWDIPLPVHTDGATERATLSCLLTLGELRSEGRLDRADLNLTLHYAGAAFESGVAGGDFDSALERIRGQLPHGVELGAPAAAGA
- a CDS encoding class I SAM-dependent methyltransferase, producing MEGFPVTETAHGTDWRAWQESWDRQQEWYMPDREERFRVMLDMVEATVGPAPRVLDLACGTGSITDRLLRRFPDAVSTGVDLDPALLTIAEGTFAGDDRVTLVTADLTDPGWMKALPYAEYDAVLTATALHWMFAGPLTTLYGQLAGVVRDGGVFMNADHMIDRSTPRINAAERAHRHAGRDRAKESGALDWAEWWALAAKDPALAAPTARRFEIYGEHADGETPSAQWHAETLRLVGFAEARPVWSSPCDALVLALR